One part of the Mailhella massiliensis genome encodes these proteins:
- a CDS encoding GNAT family N-acetyltransferase — protein MNMENVKLRSKALLEELLPVWESSVRATHHFLSPQDIDMLRPLVMDALREVPELFVAREEGRAVAFMGMDGRNVDMLFVDAAFRGRGAGGALLRLAVRLGARFVDVNEQNPEALSFYRHMGFTVAGREEKDGLGLPFPILHLCLHV, from the coding sequence ATGAACATGGAAAACGTGAAACTTCGCTCAAAAGCGCTTCTTGAAGAACTTCTTCCTGTCTGGGAATCCTCGGTTCGCGCCACGCACCACTTTCTTTCCCCTCAGGACATCGACATGCTGCGCCCTCTGGTGATGGACGCTCTCCGGGAGGTTCCCGAGCTCTTCGTCGCCCGGGAAGAGGGCAGGGCCGTCGCGTTCATGGGCATGGACGGCCGGAATGTGGACATGCTCTTCGTAGACGCGGCCTTCCGGGGCCGAGGCGCAGGCGGCGCGCTTCTGCGCCTCGCCGTCAGGCTCGGAGCCCGGTTCGTGGACGTGAACGAACAGAACCCGGAGGCGCTTTCCTTCTACCGGCACATGGGATTCACCGTTGCGGGAAGAGAGGAAAAGGACGGTCTGGGCCTTCCCTTCCCCATACTGCACCTTTGCCTGCATGTATGA